In bacterium, a single window of DNA contains:
- a CDS encoding SDR family oxidoreductase, whose product MAQVVIAGCGYVGNALAGMLMAEGHEVFGVRRNVDALAPGVKGIAGDLAEPSALGPAPPRVEYAVFAVGADGGNEKAYRHAYLDGLAGFLQWLLDEGQRPKRIVMTSSTSVYGQRRGEIITEESPTHPTQFRGETLLASEGLVSASAIRSVVVRLGGIYGPGRTRLIQRARSGELVLRGREHYTNRIHRDDAAGLIRHLLFHPDPAPLYLGVDDRSAEESEVYTWLAKETGGPPPKEPDAEAAPSDRRREVGSKRCSNALARESGYRFRFPTYREGYGELIRETADA is encoded by the coding sequence ATGGCGCAGGTGGTGATCGCGGGATGCGGCTACGTGGGGAACGCGTTGGCCGGGATGCTGATGGCGGAGGGGCACGAAGTCTTCGGCGTCCGACGAAACGTCGACGCCCTGGCTCCGGGCGTGAAGGGCATCGCCGGCGATCTCGCCGAGCCGTCGGCGCTCGGGCCGGCGCCGCCGCGGGTCGAGTACGCGGTCTTCGCCGTCGGCGCCGACGGCGGAAACGAGAAGGCCTATCGCCACGCCTATCTCGACGGCCTCGCGGGCTTCCTCCAGTGGCTCCTCGACGAGGGACAGCGACCGAAGCGGATCGTGATGACCTCGAGCACGAGCGTCTACGGGCAGCGGCGAGGCGAGATCATCACCGAGGAATCCCCCACCCATCCCACCCAGTTCCGCGGCGAGACCCTGCTCGCGAGCGAGGGGCTCGTCTCCGCCAGCGCGATCCGGAGCGTCGTCGTCCGACTCGGGGGGATCTACGGGCCCGGTCGCACGCGCTTGATCCAGCGTGCCCGGTCGGGGGAGCTCGTCCTGCGAGGGCGTGAGCACTACACGAACCGGATCCACCGGGACGATGCCGCCGGCCTGATTCGTCATCTGCTCTTCCATCCCGATCCGGCGCCCCTCTATCTCGGCGTCGACGACCGGAGCGCCGAGGAGTCCGAGGTCTACACCTGGCTCGCGAAGGAGACCGGTGGCCCGCCGCCGAAGGAGCCGGACGCCGAGGCCGCGCCGAGCGATCGGCGGAGGGAGGTCGGGAGCAAGCGATGCAGCAACGCCCTCGCCCGGGAGAGCGGCTACCGATTCCGCTTCCCGACCTACCGTGAGGGCTACGGCGAGCTGATCCGCGAGACGGCCGACGCTTGA
- a CDS encoding pyridoxal phosphate-dependent aminotransferase, protein MSDGRPMPRLASETLAMPGAIYSPFADRMADHPGPLFPLHVGDTWRDPFPGARSEDVASADHPRLHAYGDTRGLPALIEAIAAKLARRNGLTHAPDEILVTAGATGGLAAVAGATLSPGDEILILAPFWPLIRGIAQSFRAKPVEVPFFDRVSNVEEAVASVASRITPRSRVLYVSTPSNPTGRVIPGEWLEALAALARRHDLWIFSDEVYEDYHYDGGPGAHVSMACFAPERTVSVYSFSKSYAMAGQRVGYLAAPADLIHNARKIGTHVYYHAPIIAQYTALAALEGGAGWLETAHAQDREVGRRVADLLGEDAPRGGTFLFLDVRDRLDERGLEGLLEDCLAEGVLVAPGSSCGEAYGEWIRLSFTAAPADDVIEAATRLAKVLGRG, encoded by the coding sequence TTGAGCGACGGCCGTCCGATGCCGCGACTCGCCTCCGAGACCCTCGCCATGCCCGGGGCGATCTATTCGCCCTTCGCGGATCGCATGGCGGATCACCCGGGCCCGCTCTTCCCCCTCCACGTCGGCGATACCTGGCGGGATCCCTTCCCCGGCGCGCGCTCCGAGGACGTCGCGTCGGCGGATCATCCGCGCCTCCACGCCTACGGCGACACGCGCGGCCTGCCGGCGCTGATCGAGGCGATCGCCGCGAAGCTCGCGCGCCGCAACGGGCTGACGCACGCGCCGGACGAGATCCTCGTGACCGCCGGCGCGACGGGAGGACTGGCGGCCGTCGCCGGAGCGACGCTCTCGCCCGGCGACGAGATCCTGATCCTGGCCCCGTTCTGGCCCCTCATCCGGGGGATCGCCCAGAGCTTCCGCGCGAAGCCCGTGGAGGTCCCCTTCTTCGATCGCGTCTCGAACGTCGAGGAGGCCGTCGCGTCGGTCGCTTCACGGATCACCCCCCGGAGCCGCGTCCTCTACGTCTCGACGCCGTCGAATCCGACGGGTCGGGTGATTCCGGGGGAGTGGCTCGAAGCGCTCGCGGCGCTCGCCCGGCGCCACGACCTCTGGATCTTCTCCGACGAGGTCTACGAGGACTATCACTACGACGGCGGCCCCGGCGCCCACGTCTCGATGGCCTGCTTCGCGCCCGAACGGACGGTCTCGGTCTACTCGTTCTCGAAGAGCTACGCGATGGCGGGGCAGCGGGTGGGCTACCTGGCCGCGCCCGCGGACCTGATCCACAACGCACGCAAGATCGGGACCCACGTCTACTACCACGCACCGATCATCGCGCAGTACACGGCCCTCGCGGCCCTCGAAGGCGGGGCGGGCTGGCTCGAGACGGCCCACGCCCAGGATCGCGAGGTCGGACGCCGGGTCGCCGACCTGCTCGGCGAGGACGCGCCGCGGGGCGGGACCTTCCTCTTCCTGGACGTGCGCGATCGCCTGGACGAACGGGGGCTCGAGGGACTGCTCGAGGACTGCCTCGCCGAGGGCGTCCTCGTCGCGCCGGGCTCGAGCTGCGGCGAGGCCTACGGCGAATGGATCCGGTTGAGCTTCACGGCCGCACCGGCGGACGACGTGATCGAGGCGGCGACGCGACTCGCGAAGGTCCTCGGTCGCGGCTGA